In Candidatus Woesearchaeota archaeon, the sequence CGGGCTCGTCGCCAACCTCCTCCACCTCCGATACGCCAACCTCAAACGCATAAGCAAAGCCGGGGCAGTAGGAGGTGCGGGTGCCGCAGCAGGCCTCATTGCAGGCGCATGCCCCGGATGCTTCGTCGGCGTCTTCCCCGCCCTCGCAGGCTTGTTCGGAAGCTCCCTTTCCCTCCTCGACCTCCCCTTTAACGGCATTGAAATCCTTGCAGCATCCGCCGCCCTCCTTGCCATTGCAATCTATTACCTCACCAATCCCATCGCGTGCGCCCCGATGCCTTCCAAGAAAAACAAACAAGAACAAACAAGACAAAAACAAACAAGAAGAAAAGGGGGAAAAAGAGAAGACTGACAACACACCCAACGAAATCATTCCTTTTAATCAAGCCACGACGAGTTGTCCTGAAGCTTTTGAGGCAAGTAATCCGTTACAACAAAATTCAACCCGTGCTTGGCAAGCGCCTGCTGCTCAGCCCTCACCTTCATCTGCATCAACTGCTTAAGCGCACGCTGCCACGACACATGATGCTGAACGAATGGATCGTTCTTCAAACCGTCCTTGATACGCTTCACATCAACATCCTTGAGCGGATGTGTCGGGAGCTTGTACGCAATGATGTCCTGCGGCGTGATTCCCAAAAACTTCGCGCGCGGCACACAAAAAAACTCGTTAATATGCGCCGCGTTCCCCGAACCCACCTTCAGCGTCCGGTAAATATTCAAAAAACCATACGGGTCACCATCAGTAAAAACGTACACAGGCAGGCCCTGCTCGTCCGAGAGTCGTCTAATAAACCGCCTGCACGCCCGCGTCGGCACACCCCCCATGCTGATAAGAATACAATTCTGCTTCTTCCAAAAACCTTGCTTGTTCAAGCGCTCAAACATACCGGCAGTTTCGATAGCAAGCACGAATTTCGCCTTTGTCTCGAAACGCAAATCCTCCACGCTGGAAGGAATAGAATACGCCCCTGAACCAAACCGTTTGCAATCAATCTTGATCTCTTTCCCGGAAGCAGGATCAACATCCACCACGACCAAATCGCCTGCGACGTCGCCTCCCTTCTCTTCCGGCTTAAACCCGAGCTGCTCACGATTCACCCGCAACATCGCTTCAATATCATCCATGATCGTGTCAGACTCGGCCTGCTCCTTAAACCGCGCATCACTCCAGTTCTTAGAAACATAATACGCCTCCCTCTTCGTCGCGTTATCACCAGTCAAGGCAAGCTCCTTGCTAAGCGCCATCATCTTCAGCGTCTGTGCAAACGTCTTCACCGTTCCGGCGGAAAGCACACGCGTCTTCTCCTTCCCCTCTAAATCAAAAAAACCGCGCTTCTCATCATACCGGACGTTAGAGAGCGCACGAATAGGAACCGACAAGGAAGGTGCGCGCTTCTTCTTCACCGCGTCGTATACCTCCTTAGCCGCGCCGACCAGCTTCTGCACAATACCTTCCCGCTTATTCAACTTCTTCTTCATCTTCACCACGGCCAATCTTGGCAAAGGCCTCATCAAACTCCACGTTCTTGCTCGCGTCAAACTCTAGCGACTCAATCTTCCCCCTCTTCTGCTCTAAAATACGCTCCAATTCCTTTTCAAGCCGTTCCTTCTCTTTCTCATCCAAATCAAGCAATTCCTGCAACGCGCCCGCCATGTGAGGCAAATACTTCTCAATAAACGCCCGCTTTTTGAGCTCATCACGAACACGGTACTTCTTTCGAACATACGACCCGAGCCGCCTCCCAACTTCTTGCAACGCCAGCTTCATCTCCTTAATAATCTCAGGATACTGCGCAATGGCTTCCTTCGACTCTGACGTGAACGGGACCCACACGCTTGCAATATGCACAACAATCGTCAACGGCGCTACAGGCAAGCTCCCGTTCGACTGCTTCAAACCATACGCTGACCACTTCGTCTGCACAACTGCCTTCGTCATGGCACACGCCCCTTGCTGATACAAAAGAGGGACGCGGTTCGCAAACCGAAGAAGCGTTGCCTGCTTATCACCTGGCTGCGCGCCTCCATACGCGACAGCGCACTCAATCTGGAACGGGTTTCCCCGATACACCGCAGGAGGCCTTGTCACCGCAGCATAAAACTCCGCATTCACTTCCTTGCGCAGCCCCTTCTCCAACACGTCAGCCCCGATTGGACTAATACAATCCGTTGACGGCGCAATAATCTTCGTCTTCTGAATCGCCTCGTAAAGCGACTCCACCTGCTCACGCCCCAAGTCCACAGGCCGCTTCGAAGGCAAGAGCTTCGCATGCTGACAAATCTCTTTAGCCACGTTCGCAGAAACCCTGCTGAACTCCGACGTCAAGAACTGCTGAAGCGTCTTCGCCCGCGTCTGCTGAGCCATCTTGAGCAAAACACCCAACTCAACACCGTACGGATGAGGCTTGACCTCCTTTGGCAGCTTCGGCGCCTCCTCAGTTGCGCGCGGAAAAATAATCTGCTCCGCCTTTGGATTAACATACACGATTGTAGCATGCGGGTTCGCAATCGCTGTTTCCTTCAAGTACTCATCCACACTGGTCGACCCTTTCATGTACACCGCTTCTAAGTCAAGCTCAATCCTCGTTCCGTGCTCCTTTTTCCATTCACGAACCTCATCCTTGAGCACTTTTGGCTCATTACGCTGCGTATCAATATGCAACTCATAATAATGCGCCGGCCTCGCCTTACCCGTCTTTGATACTATCTTTGCAGACCTGCCTGTCATGAGTTGAGCGTACATCACCGCAGCACTAATGCCAATGCCCTGCTGCCCTCGCTGCTGCCGCCTCGTGTGAAACTTCGACCCGTACAAGAGCTTGGCAAAAATCTTCGGAATCTGCGCCTTCACAATCCCCGGCCCGTTATCCTCAACAACGATACGGAAGCGCTGCTCTCCCAATTGCACGATTTCCACGATGAGCTCAGGCAAAAACCCTGCCTCCTCACACGCGTCCAGCGCATTGTCCACCGCCTCCTTCACCGTGGTCAAAAGCGCTTTCCTAGGATTGTCAAATCCCAAAAGGTGACGATTTCTCTCAAAGAACTCCGCGACGCCAATGGCGCGCTGCTTCTTTGCCAACTCTTCTGCTTTTACACTCACAGCACACTCACGCCCACTCCTGCCACACCAACCATTTATAAAACTTTTGGGGCGGGCGCTTCTTTGCACAAAAAAAAGAGAAACTAAAAAAGAGAAACTAAAAAAAAGAAGGAAGCAACAACAAAGGAAAAAAGAAGAGAAAAAAAAACGCTGACAAAAAAAAACAATCCTAAAAGTGAACAACACAGCACACACTACCGGCGCAACAAACACCACCAACGCGCAGGCCCTCGCCCGCCTCAAAGAACGAATACAACAAGAGCTCGACTGCCCCCTCAAACACGCAGCGACCAACCTCGTCTTCGGCAAAGGCAACCCCGACGCAGATATTATCTTCATCGGAGAAGCACCTGGAGAACAAGAAGACAAAGCAGGCGAGCCCTTCGTCGGAAGAGCAGGAAAAGAACTCGACAAGCTCCTCCACAGCATCGGCCTCTCACTCCGCGACATTTACATCGCCAACATCCTCAAATACCGGCCGCCAAACAACCGAGACCCCACTCTTGAAGAAATTCAACGGCACACACCCTACCTCATCGAACAAATCCTCATCATTAAACCAACTATTATTGCAACCTTAGGCAACTTCGCAACAAAATTCTTCCTCGCAAACCAAAACCCCCACCACATGCGGCGCGTTAGCGGCATTAGCGCCCTCCACGGCAAGCCACGCCACACAACCATTAACGGCCGGCACTTCATCATCTTCCCCCTCTACCACCCCGCTTCCATGCTCTACAAGCCACCTCTGCGCGCAACGCTGGAAGAAGACTTCCAACGCTTACGGCGCCTGATCACGGCCGAACGCGCCGCCCAAAGCACCCAGCAAAGCCTCACCAACTACTCGTAACAAAACATAACAAAAAAAACACCCACAATCGTTAAAACAAATACGAAAGCAGCAAACAACAAAAAAGCCCAAAAAAAACAAGAGGAAAAAAAACTCCGCAACATTGAAAAACACCTCCTCCAACCCTGCCCCTTCATGAACAACGAAGAACGCCGACAAAAGCTCGTCATTCCTGTTAAGAAACTCACTGACAGCGCCACCCTGCCCACCTACGCAAAAGAAGACGACGCAGGCCTTGACCTGTACAGCACCCACGAAGCAACCATTCTCCCCGGCGAGCGCGCACTCATCAAGACAGGCATCGCACTCGCCATCCCGCAAGGCCACGCCGGCCTGATCTGGCCGCGCTCCGGCCTCTCGGCAAAGCACGGCATTGACGTCCTCGCCGGCGTCGTCGACGCTGGTTACCGCGGCGAAGTCGGCGTCGTCCTCCTCAACACTGGAAAGAACGCCGTAACGCTACGAAAAGGAGAACGCGTCGCGCAGCTCCTCATTCAACCCGTCAACCACGCAGAACTCAAAGAAGTAGACACGCTTCCTGAGAGCCAACGCGCACAAGGAGGCTTTGGGAGCACGGGCAAATAACTAAACCCCGCCCGCGCCCAACACTCCGCCCTCAACGCTTCCCCAACGCTTCCTTCAACCCGCCCAGATCAAGCACGACGCCGACAGGACAGTGATCCGAGCCCTGCACATCCTTCAAAATGAACGCCTTCTTCAAGAACGGCCGGAGCTCCTCACTGACGAGCACATAATCAATACGCCAACCAATATTCCTCGCCCTCGCGTTAAAGCGATAGCTCCACCACGTGTAATGCCCTGGCCCTTTCTCAAACTCGCGAAACGAATCAACAAATCCCGCCTTGATGTACGCATCCATCCCTGCTCGCTCCTCATCAGTAAAGCCAGGATTCTTCCTGTTCGCCCCGGGGTTTTTCAAATCAATTTCCTTATGCGCCACGTTAAAATCTCCGCAAACGACAACAGGCTTTTTTTTCCGAAGAGAACGCAAGTACTGCAAAAAATCCCTGTCCCACTTCATACGGTACGGAAGACGAGGAAGCCCGTGTTGCGCGTTTGGAACATACACGTTGACCACAAAAAACCAGTCAAACTCCGCTGTGATAACCCTTCCTTCTCCCGCGTGCTCTCCAAAATCATACGCGACCTTCAACGGTTTGCGCTTTGAAAAAAGCGCCGTCCCGCTATACCCTCTGCGCTCTGCACAATTCCAAAACTGCACAAACCCCTTCAAAGGAAGAGGGTGCGGCTCATGAATCTTCGTCTCCTGCACACAAAGCACATCAGGACGCTCCCGCTCCACAAACGCCACAAAACCTTTCTTCTCTACTGCACGAATACCATTCACGTTCCACGACAACAACTTCCACTCAGACTCCGGCACAACTACCACCCCTCAGTTCCCACAGCACTCCCCACCTTACTTCCCACTCCACGTCCTGCGTCACGTCTCCCTCTCAAACCGAAAGAACACTTTCTCAAAATCAACCACCTTTCCCTGGCGCACTTCCACACCCTCTCTGCGCAGCAACGCCACCTTCTTCGCAACGCCGCGAGCGAACCCCCCAACGCTACCATCACTGGCCACCACCCGATGGCACGGGACGTGCGGGGCGAACGGATTCTTATTCATCGCCCGCCCAACTGCACGAAAGCCTTTCGAACCCAACGACCTCGCAAGCTCGCTGTACGTCGTCACACGACCAGCAGGAACTTGCAGTAAACGCTCATAACACTTCCGAGAAAAAACAGAAACGCCTTGGAGAATCTCACGACGAAAAACACCCCCTGCATTCTCCCCAACTCTCGACGCCGCCTTCACGTTCCACCTCACCAATCCTTCAACGCTTCACGCCGAGCAATCCTTCTGTGCTTCTCCAACCACCGATACACTGCAGCATGCGTACTCCCCTCCAGCAAGGACTCAACAGCACGCTTAGCAATGGGCACATCCTCAACCCGCCCAATAATCCCCACCGTCTTCCCATACACCATCACGTGCGTCTCGGTCAGCTCCTCAATAGTCCTTCGAGCCTTCCCGCCAGCCCCGATAACCCTTCCGCGCACGCGCACGACTTGATTCTTCTCCTTCGCGTAATCCGCAATGGAGATGAGCTCGAAGGCAAAGTCTTGCCTTAGCAACAACTTCGCAACATCCGGATGAAACCCGCGCGCAATGGCGTGGACCACTTCCTTGAGCGCGTATAACTGAACAGAATCCTCTCCGCTCACCACCACCTCTCCTTCACGAGAATCAACTTCTATTTGCGCGTGGCATTCCTCCTCCAACTCCTTCTTCACACTGCCTTTCTGGCCAATCAACACGGCCACGCGCTCCTTGGGGATTTTTAAGGAATAGGAAAACTCCATATGAAAAAGGGATTTCAACAAGAGTTTTTAAGCCATTCCCTTTCGGCCCGCGCTTCTTCGTCTCCCCAAGCACCCAAAACCAAAAAAACCAGTTTTCTCATCCAAGAAGGACGCTTCATCTGCAAAAATATTTATAAACCCAGAAGGGGTTTAAGATTCAAAAAAAAAAACGCTTCGTGACGTCCACCAACAACACGACGTACTTCCACACGACGCATTCCCACCATTTGCTCATCACAGCACAACTTCAAAACAAGACTTCAAAAACAAGAACCCATGCTTCCCATCACCACCACCCCCGCGGCGAAACGCCTACCACAACAACACCAGAGAACACGAGCAAACACCCCCACACACTCGCCGAGCCGTCCTCTCCGCACCGCATTCCGCCCCTCACACGACGTCTTCTCCACTCCGGCAATGATGATCTTCCTACTCCTCCTTTTCCTTGTCTTCTCCACCTTTGCAAGCGCCCAACCCCTCCCCACGCCCCCAGAAGAATTGGCATCTTTCTCGGGCGTGGTCTCGCCGCCGTCACTTCCAGAAGACACACAAAACACGCCCATCATCATCAACCTCGCAACGGAGCAAGGAGAACTCGAACAAAGCCACGTGCTCATCACCCTCCAAGGAGCAACAAACAAAACAACCCTCATCTACCTCGACAAAGGAAGCACGCTCACCCTCGAACTCCCCAAAGGAAGCTGGAACATCACCCTCCGCATTGACATGCTCGGCACGGAAGGAAAAGACTACTACTTCACTGGCACCATCGACACCAACCGCTACGAAACGTTCACTGCTCCCCTCCTTCCCGTTGGGAGCGCCCGCGGCGTCGTGCGAACCAACGACGGCAAAGTCATCACTGACACCACCGTCACGGCGAACTGCGGCCCTCCCTACGGCGACCAAAAACCAACAAGGACGAACACGTACGGCACATTCCGCTTCGACTGGCTCCCTGTCGGGACCTGCACCTTCTCGTCACGAAGCGACGGCCACGTCGGCTACACAACAGCACGCATCAACCAAGGAACGACCAGCGAACTCATCATTACCCTGACTGAGCCCGTCGCGCACACACGAAGCAACTGGGTTTTCTGGGCGCTCGCCGGCCTCATCCTCATGGTCCTCCTATTTTACTACCTCTCCTCCCCGTCAAGCAAGCATAACAAATCAGAACGAGGACAGGAAGCGAGAAAAGATGACAACACAAACACATCCTCACACGCTGCCAGCCCAGAACAAGACGGCACCAGCACCCCTGCAAAGAGCAGCGCCCCGGCGAAGCGCTTGAGCCAGCGAACCCGAGACATCCTCCACACCCTCACCCCCAACGAGCAACGCGTTGCCACCTTCCTCCTCGAAAACCCCGGAGCGTACCAAAACAAAATCGTCCACGCCACCAGCATCCCAAAAACAACGCTGCTTCGCATCCTCACTTCGCTCGAGCGAAAAAACATCATCTCTATCAAAAAAGAAGGAAAAATCAAGCGAATCAGGTTAACTCCTTGGTTTCTCGGAGAAAAACAAGAATAAACACGGAAAAAAATCGTAAAAAGCAAAAAGGACCAAAAAGGACCTTTTTTTCACGCCCAACGTCCGCATAAAAAATAAATAAAGGAAACAGAACAAGA encodes:
- a CDS encoding DNA topoisomerase VI, producing the protein MKKKLNKREGIVQKLVGAAKEVYDAVKKKRAPSLSVPIRALSNVRYDEKRGFFDLEGKEKTRVLSAGTVKTFAQTLKMMALSKELALTGDNATKREAYYVSKNWSDARFKEQAESDTIMDDIEAMLRVNREQLGFKPEEKGGDVAGDLVVVDVDPASGKEIKIDCKRFGSGAYSIPSSVEDLRFETKAKFVLAIETAGMFERLNKQGFWKKQNCILISMGGVPTRACRRFIRRLSDEQGLPVYVFTDGDPYGFLNIYRTLKVGSGNAAHINEFFCVPRAKFLGITPQDIIAYKLPTHPLKDVDVKRIKDGLKNDPFVQHHVSWQRALKQLMQMKVRAEQQALAKHGLNFVVTDYLPQKLQDNSSWLD
- a CDS encoding DNA topoisomerase VI subunit B gives rise to the protein MKIISASGLPLPKTRLVAACLRGQSSSCCIRSLRRARACALVVFVAPVVCAVLFTFRIVFFCQRFFFSSFFLCCCFLLFFSFSFLVSLFFVQRSARPKSFINGWCGRSGRECAVSVKAEELAKKQRAIGVAEFFERNRHLLGFDNPRKALLTTVKEAVDNALDACEEAGFLPELIVEIVQLGEQRFRIVVEDNGPGIVKAQIPKIFAKLLYGSKFHTRRQQRGQQGIGISAAVMYAQLMTGRSAKIVSKTGKARPAHYYELHIDTQRNEPKVLKDEVREWKKEHGTRIELDLEAVYMKGSTSVDEYLKETAIANPHATIVYVNPKAEQIIFPRATEEAPKLPKEVKPHPYGVELGVLLKMAQQTRAKTLQQFLTSEFSRVSANVAKEICQHAKLLPSKRPVDLGREQVESLYEAIQKTKIIAPSTDCISPIGADVLEKGLRKEVNAEFYAAVTRPPAVYRGNPFQIECAVAYGGAQPGDKQATLLRFANRVPLLYQQGACAMTKAVVQTKWSAYGLKQSNGSLPVAPLTIVVHIASVWVPFTSESKEAIAQYPEIIKEMKLALQEVGRRLGSYVRKKYRVRDELKKRAFIEKYLPHMAGALQELLDLDEKEKERLEKELERILEQKRGKIESLEFDASKNVEFDEAFAKIGRGEDEEEVE
- a CDS encoding uracil-DNA glycosylase, yielding MNNTAHTTGATNTTNAQALARLKERIQQELDCPLKHAATNLVFGKGNPDADIIFIGEAPGEQEDKAGEPFVGRAGKELDKLLHSIGLSLRDIYIANILKYRPPNNRDPTLEEIQRHTPYLIEQILIIKPTIIATLGNFATKFFLANQNPHHMRRVSGISALHGKPRHTTINGRHFIIFPLYHPASMLYKPPLRATLEEDFQRLRRLITAERAAQSTQQSLTNYS
- a CDS encoding dUTP diphosphatase, with product MNNEERRQKLVIPVKKLTDSATLPTYAKEDDAGLDLYSTHEATILPGERALIKTGIALAIPQGHAGLIWPRSGLSAKHGIDVLAGVVDAGYRGEVGVVLLNTGKNAVTLRKGERVAQLLIQPVNHAELKEVDTLPESQRAQGGFGSTGK
- the xth gene encoding exodeoxyribonuclease III, which gives rise to MPESEWKLLSWNVNGIRAVEKKGFVAFVERERPDVLCVQETKIHEPHPLPLKGFVQFWNCAERRGYSGTALFSKRKPLKVAYDFGEHAGEGRVITAEFDWFFVVNVYVPNAQHGLPRLPYRMKWDRDFLQYLRSLRKKKPVVVCGDFNVAHKEIDLKNPGANRKNPGFTDEERAGMDAYIKAGFVDSFREFEKGPGHYTWWSYRFNARARNIGWRIDYVLVSEELRPFLKKAFILKDVQGSDHCPVGVVLDLGGLKEALGKR
- a CDS encoding MGMT family protein — protein: MLQGVSVFSRKCYERLLQVPAGRVTTYSELARSLGSKGFRAVGRAMNKNPFAPHVPCHRVVASDGSVGGFARGVAKKVALLRREGVEVRQGKVVDFEKVFFRFERET
- a CDS encoding RNA-processing protein (similar to yeast Dim2p protein that is essential for 40S ribosomal subunit; structural studies show binding to 3' end of 16S rRNA in complex with archaeal IF2 alpha); the encoded protein is MEFSYSLKIPKERVAVLIGQKGSVKKELEEECHAQIEVDSREGEVVVSGEDSVQLYALKEVVHAIARGFHPDVAKLLLRQDFAFELISIADYAKEKNQVVRVRGRVIGAGGKARRTIEELTETHVMVYGKTVGIIGRVEDVPIAKRAVESLLEGSTHAAVYRWLEKHRRIARREALKDW